The Porites lutea chromosome 4, jaPorLute2.1, whole genome shotgun sequence genome contains a region encoding:
- the LOC140933444 gene encoding E3 ubiquitin-protein ligase MYLIP-like — MRFVILEPDGRGNEFVLTGDKLGQDVLDKACEKLGIKEKNYFGLRYIANDNSVWLNLRNPVSTQLRPHLPGKPHRLRLEVKFFVAPQELQQEETRRQFYLCLRKQISEGKFNPTKEKSVQLGALSAQVEYGDYAVYRKTSANYSQLLNPSWTNREVERQVAEAHRKLEGMESSAARDTFLNVMSKEELYDAEIFKAKTGHQKVLVAVGSSGLKVYERRANGKLKQTIGFESILKVNVSEERLIVVLRKTSESSKLNFVHFFLASGDAAKAIHKAVMEHQLFFCSSKVRRSVLNHYLLSTPCWALPAKWFTKTPSGDLYHLDVKHTRRQSYDLHYRNVHSDGGVFRHDWESECSKCNSKEANVLFTPCGHLVYCESCAKDETVCPVCNHTSTTWQRVYFSNDAACDDWTCQICMDSEINTAFSPCGHVCSCEDCACHLPYCPICKTFITFVQRMHVQFPDHLFKDDVSDDGCDSTSELTEFS; from the exons ATGAGGTTTGTAATCCTGGAACCCGATGGCAGAGGCAACGAATTTGTTTTAACCGGCGACAAACTCGGACAAGACGTTCTTGACAAG GCTTGTGAAAAGCTAGGAATCAAAGAGAAAAACTATTTCGGTCTTCGATATATTGCCAATGACAACAGTGTGTGGTTAAATTTGAGAAACCCTGTTTCCACTCAGCTTCGTCCGCATCTGCCTGGGAAACCACATCGCCTTCGACTGGAGGTTAAATTTTTCGTTGCTCCACAAGAACTTCAACAAGAGGAAACAAG GCGTCAGTTTTATTTGTGCCTCAGAAAACAAATTTCTGAAGGAAAGTTCAACCCAACAAAAGAGAAATCTGTTCAACTTGGCGCTCTTTCGGCTCAGGTCGAATATGGAGATTATGCAGTATACAGGAAGACGTCTGCAAATTACTCCCAGCTTCTCAATCCATCCTGGACTAACAGGGAAGTGGAAAGACAAGTAGCTGAAGCCCATAGAAAATTAGAAGGAATGGAGTCGTCAGCTGCAAGAGATACATTTCTGAATGTCATGTCTAAAGAGGAACTGTATGATGCCGAAATTTTTAAGGCAAAGACTGGGCACCAGAAAGTTTTGGTTGCAGTAGGGAGTAGTGGTTTAAAAGTTTATGAAAGGAGAGCTAACGGAAAACTCAAGCAGAC TATTGGATTTGAGAGCATATTGAAAGTGAATGTGTCTGAAGAGCGACTTATTGTGGTATTAAGGAAAACATCAGAAAGCAGCAAGCTGAATTTTGTTCACTTCTTCCTGGCAAGTGGCGATGCTGCAAAGGCAATCCACAAGGCTGTCATGGAGCACCAGCTTTTTTTCTGCTCAAGTAAAGTACGACGATCAGTCCTTAACCATTACTTGCTTTCCACTCCATGTTGGGCTCTGCCAGCCAAATGGTTCACCAAGACTCCCTCAGGGGACCTCTACCATCTAGATGTCAAGCACACAAGGCGCCAATCGTACGATCTTCACTACAGAAATGTTCATAGTGATGGTGGTGTGTTCAGACATGATTGGGAATCAGAATGTTCCAAATGTAATTCAAAAGAAGCAAATGTGCTTTTCACACCCTGCGGCCATCTGGTTTATTGTGAGAGTTGTGCCAAAGATGAAACTGTCTGCCCAGTTTGTAATCATACATCAACAACCTGGCAGCGAGTTTATTTCTCTAATGATGCAGCATGCGATGATTGGACCTGCCAGATTTGTATGGACTCTGAAATCAACACTGCATTTTCTCCCTGTGGTCATGTGTGTTCATGTGAGGATTGTGCATGCCATCTACCTTACTGCCCAATATGTAAGACTTTCATAACTTTTGTGCAGCGAATGCATGTCCAGTTCCCAGACCACCTGTTCAAAGATGATGTTAGTGATGATGGCTGTGATTCTACATCCGAACTTACAGAATTTTCGTAG